One Salmo salar chromosome ssa01, Ssal_v3.1, whole genome shotgun sequence DNA window includes the following coding sequences:
- the LOC106603281 gene encoding LOW QUALITY PROTEIN: prospero homeobox protein 1 (The sequence of the model RefSeq protein was modified relative to this genomic sequence to represent the inferred CDS: inserted 2 bases in 1 codon), protein MPDHASSLSRQTKRRRVDIGVKRTLGSVVFSRARETLLLNAMNQSHGPKQDGDCSLVPHSYGGSNGDGAKSNVLRKLLKRANSYEDAMMPFPGTTIISQLLKSNMGKNGDREGGFQGSGGLSSAGSDLQAEDVCSNSSRDSPLALSPSPSSPCLPPFGRPPLPPHPPLTSLDLERLTDEHLRAKRARVENIIRGMSHSPCVAPPSLRPGERDRDREGDRETGNERVRRENRERERERDCPPLQSPSPGSLSRGRGEEYKESRGETRGEVYRENKRKQRLPQQQQQSFTQLVCVRQEQRQEERRQLKLQLEDMQKQLRQLQEKFYQIYDTETEEEKGGGGEEEEDRENERELGRGGGGEEEEEENRENEREKERGGGEEDGNLSEDSVRSDGLEDRHRDHHGNRNRADRIHGDLSELLDDPGLFLDRARALLREQALLDGEREEDEREEGEGEGGEESDWGRGERGVGGGTMRAEGRQLAETLKQELNSAMSQVVDTVVNGFNHKPPNHHHLQHHPHHRGSQNTPSATNTVSQAXPSPFPPSLTTDSQSPIFHSANQRLPCFGDVIIPSPLDSFVGLSVPTAGDQTEALPLVVRKTNADPQHRNPSLPPPYPHHPSLHPSPLSASLGFSPPSFRHPFSLPLMGYPFQSFPKDQRSPPESMDVSRETVGLRTKMGSGGGVHFVSHHHHHRQSTPPQHGGGSEGLSLVKSECGELQDMADISPYSGSTIQEGLSPNHLKKAKLMFFYSRYPSSNMLKTFFSDVKFNRCITSQLIKWFSNFREFYYIQMEKFARQAINEGVTTNEDLAVGRESELFRALNMHYNKANDFEVPERFLEVALITLREFFNAIVAGKDVDPSWKKAIYKVICKLDSEMPEVFKSPNCLQDLLHE, encoded by the exons ATGCCTGACCATGCTTCGTCCCTAAGCAGACAGACAAAGCGGCGCCGCGTGGACATCGGGGTGAAGAGGACTCTGGGAAGTGTAGTGTTTTCCAGAGCAAGAGAGACCCTCCTACTCAACGCCATGAACCAATCCCATGGCCCCAAGCAGGACGGAGACTGCTCGTTGGTCCCTCACAGCTATGGTGGGTCCAATGGGGATGGAGCGAAGTCGAATGTTCTCAGGAAGCTTCTGAAGCGAGCGAACTCGTACGAAGACGCCATGATGCCTTTCCCTGGCACCACCATCATCTCTCAACTGCTGAAGAGTAACATGGGGAAgaatggagacagagagggaggcttccag GGTAGTGGAGGTCTCTCCAGCGCTGGGTCAGATCTCCAAGCTGAAGATGTCTGCAGCAACTCCTCCAGAGACAGCCCCCtcgcgctctctccctccccctcctccccctgcctccccccaTTTGGCCGCCCCCCCCTTCCTCCTCATCCCCCGCTCACCTCTCTGGACCTGGAGCGCCTCACAGACGAGCACCTGCGTGCCAAACGGGCCAGGGTGGAGAACATTATCCGGGGCATGAGCCATTCCCCCTGCGTTGCTCCGCCTTCCCTCCGGCCTGGagaaagggacagggacagggaaggagaccgagagacagggaacgagagggtgagaagagagaacagggaaagggagagggaacgGGACTGTCCCCCACTGCAGTCTCCCAGCCCTGGGTCTCTAtctagagggagaggggaggagtacAAGGAGAGCCGgggggagactagaggagaggtgtacagggagaacaagAGAAAGCAGCGTCTcccacagcagcaacagcagtccTTTACTCAGCTGGTGTGTGTCAGACAGGAgcagagacaagaggagagacgaCAACTCAAACTACAGCTAGAGGATATGCAG AAACAACTTCGTCAGCTGCAGGAAAAGTTCTACCAGATCTATGACACTGAGACtgaggaggaaaaaggaggaggaggagaggaggaggaggacagagagaacgagagagagttggggagaggaggaggaggggaggaggaggaggaggagaacagagagaacgagagagagaaggagagaggaggaggggaggaagacggGAACCTGTCGGAGGACAGTGTCCGCTCCGACGGTTTGGAGGACAGACACAGGGACCACCACGGCAACCGTAACCGTGCCGATCGTATCCACGGCGACTTGTCAGAGTTGCTTGacgacccaggtctgtttctggacCGAGCCAGAGCCCTGCTCCGAGAACAGGCCCTtttggatggggagagggaggaggacgagagagaggagggagagggggaggggggggaggagagtGATTGGGGCCGAGGCgagagaggggttggaggggGGACGATGCGAGCAGAGGGGAGGCAGCTAGCCGAGACTCTGAAACAGGAGCTGAACTCTGCCATGTCGCAGGTGGTCGACACCGTGGTTAACGGGTTCAACCACAAACCCCCCAACCATCATCATCTtcaacatcatcctcatcaccgtGGCTCCCAAAACACCCCCTCTGCCACCAACACTGTCTCACAGGC TCCTTCccccttccccccctccctcACCACTGACTCTCAAAGCCCCATCTTCCACTCAGCCAACCAGAGGCTGCCATGCTTCGGCGATGTCATCATCCCTAGCCCGCTGGACTCGTTCGTGGGTCTCAGCGTCCCTACGGCCGGCGACCAGACAGAGGCACTACCTCTTGTGGTCAGGAAGACCAACGCCGACCCACAACACCggaacccctctctccctcctccttacccccaccacccctccctccatccctcccccctctccgcctctctggggttctcccctccctccttccgacaccccttctccctccctctcatgggATACCCCTTCCAGAGTTTCCCCAAAGACCAGCGCTCCCCCCCTGAGTCCATGGACGTCTCCAGGGAAACTGTGGGGCTGCGGACCAAGATGGGGTCGGGCGGGGGCGTCCATTTtgtctcccaccaccaccaccacaggcaGAGCACTCCGCCCCAACATGGAGGAGGGAGCGAGGGGCTGTCGCTCGTCAAGTCAGAGTGTGGAGAGCTCCAGGACATGGCTGACATATCGCCTTATTCAGGGAGTACC ATCCAGGAGGGCTTGTCTCCCAACCATCTGAAGAAAGCCAAACTCATGTTCTTCTACAGCAGATACCCCTCATCCAACATGCTCAAGACATTCTTCTCAGACGTCAAG ttTAACCGGTGCATCACGTCTCAGCTCATCAAGTGGTTCAGTAACTTCAGAGAGTTCTACTACATCCAGATGGAGAAGTTTGCCCGGCAGGCCATCAACGAGGGAGTGACCACTAACGAGGACCTCGCTGTGGGCAGGGAGTCTGAGCTCTTCCGGGCCCTTAACATGCACTACAACAAGGCCAATGACTTCGAG